Proteins co-encoded in one Euleptes europaea isolate rEulEur1 chromosome 1, rEulEur1.hap1, whole genome shotgun sequence genomic window:
- the LOC130475435 gene encoding MAPK-interacting and spindle-stabilizing protein-like, whose translation MPASNSSARHEHLEPVGSMALDPPVSERKRTASVDSKAPKKSGTEPVGKKAKPKTKHLDKPEKLAKTSKTAAAASSVPSTMDPAGLEESGTPPPPRTPSLQFGSESPGSQMAFPELSVSDLELAKSMFLPPVPSAPNQPSTSAQALGSIPFQQSMGPQAWWPQQWPMQASAPWNPYGAPWFPTPYQQQPVSWSAPFQAPPPVPGPAGDSRFSIQGSGSDSDKDSVPLRSDPGSEAPSDSSPDEAFCGLPLSPNEDPRGFADQMLRLARSLEVDIASSALKPKEKILAPIYSDAPLTVALPVLSDFMDNAK comes from the coding sequence ATGCCAGCTTCGAATTCTTCAGCCAGGCATGAGCATTTGGAACCCGTTGGTTCCATGGCCCTGGATCCTCCTGTTTCTGAGCGCAAGCGCACTGCTTCTGTTGATTCTAAGGCTCCAAAGAAAAGCGGCACTGAACCTGTGGGCAAGAAAGCTAAGCCCAAAACAAAGCACTTAGATAAGCCTGAGAAGCTTGCGAAGACCTCTAAGACCGCTGCTGCGGCTTCCTCGGTTCCAAGCACCATGGATCCGGCTGGGTTGGAGGAATCTGGTACTCCACCTCCTCCTAGAACCCCCTCGCTACAGTTCGGTTCCGAGTCTCCCGGTTCCCAGATGGCTTTTCCTGAACTTTCTGTCTCGGACTTGGAATTAGCAAAGTCCATGTTTTTGCCTCCTGTGCCTTCGGCTCCAAACCAACCTTCTACGTCTGCTCAGGCACTTGGATCCATACCCTTTCAGCAGTCTATGGGCCCACAAGCTTGGTGGCCCCAGCAATGGCCAATGCAGGCTTCTGCTCCATGGAACCCTTATGGTGCGCCTTGGTTCCCAACTCCGTACCAACAGCAGCCTGTCTCATGGTCTGCTCCGTTCCAAGCTCCCCCGCCGGTTCCAGGTCCAGCTGGAGACTCCCGGTTTTCTATCCAGGGCAGCGGTTCAGACTCTGACAAGGACTCGGTGCCTCTCCGATCCGACCCTGGATCCGAGGCTCCCTCGGATTCATCTCCGGATGAAGCTTTTTGTGGGCTCCCTCTTTCTCCCAATGAGGATCCTCGGGGTTTTGCTGACCAAATGTTGCGCTTGGCTAGGTCCTTAGAAGTGGACATTGCATCTTCTGCGCTTAAACCAAAGGAGAAGATCCTGGCGCCTATTTACTCGGACGCCCCTTTAACTGTTGCGTTGCCTGTATTGTCTGATTTCATGGATAACGCTAAGTGA